The sequence atcaaaagccgtcttggttcatctttccactgttccaacaatcaccactctggtttggttgaaataaacccttaattcacccatttacatgtggagatatgctggctctatacacgctaaaagtcctgattatttacatggagtctggtggagatatgctggttctatacacgctaaaagtcctgattatttacatggagtctggtggagatatgctggctctatactcgctaaaagtcctgattatttacatggagtctggtggagatatgctggttctatacacgctaaaagtcctgattatttacatggagtctggtggagatatgctggctctatacacactaaaagtcctgattatttacatggagtctggtggagatatgctggctctatacacgctaaaagtcctgattatttacatggagtctggtgggtttggtgatgtaACTCTGACTTTATCTTTTTTAAGAACTCtctatatattaaatatatatttattactaCATTCTGTGTTACATCCAGTCTTATTCATTGCAATGCTGTCTacacacatatgtttattatatattatataattatattacttcatatattatttgttattttggcCCCAACGTGCActattttcttgttttgtctcagGGTCAGATTTTTCTTGTGTGTTTTAAAGGACATAGTGTTAAAATCCTACCTGCCCCCCTACCTGCCCTCCTACCTGCCCCCCTACCTGCCCCCCTACCTGCCCCCCTACCTGCCCTCCTACCTGCCCCCTACCTGCCCCCCTACCTGCCCCCCTACCTATACcctatgttacattttaaactaACTTCATTGTCAGTCTGTTgatgttcattttaaatgtccATGCAGCtactgccccctgctggacacactcacacacacacacacacacacacacacacacacacacacacacacacacacacacacacacacagacacagacacacacacacacacacacacacacacacagacacacagacacacacacagacacagacacagacacacacacacacaccagttacacacacatacacagacacactcacacactcatgcggttgaaacttttttttttttttcgtcagtgcaacatatgcacagcagatatatttatattggaCTGAACAAAAATATGCTCACAAACATCAGTAACCAACAATGaaccattgaggtgtttggccagGTGTGTATATGTTGGCCAATCAGCTCACCAGGTGTGTATATGTTGGCCAATCAGCTCACCAGGTGTGTATATGTTGGCCAATCAGCTCACCAGGTGTGTATATGTTGGCCAATCagctcatgtagtgtcattttgaacGTGTGACTTTATGTCAGATTTGATGTCTTATGCAGAGAACCGTGGTCAGTGCATTTTAAAACggccattttgaattgcaaaatgtgtgtaaagtagaaaatgtgtgtagacttttggagacttgagaggaggtttgctctctgtgtgtcagtttaaaccattgtgctatgcatgtcattttacAGTGTTAGCAGTTGGAAAGAACTGTAAGAGACTGATTGTTGAGAGCCCTGCCCTGGCACTATACGACCCTAAACTGCCTTCATATGTAACTACGGATGCCTCTGGCTACGGACTAGGGGGCGTACTCAGCCAACTGCATTcagacaacacagagagagtcgTGGCGTTTGCATCCAGAACACTTTCTCCTGCTGAAAGGAAATATTCCACTGTTGAACATGAAGCGCTGGCATGCGTTTGGGCAGTAGAAAGGCGGAGAAGCTATCTATGGGGACGTCACTTTGTGTTACGCACAGATCATCCAGCACTCACTACCCTGCTCACATCCAAGGGTACTGGTCGTGCTGGACTGCGAATTGCGAGGTTGTCTGCATGACTACTTTGCTTTACATATGATGTTGCTTACCGCCCTGGGAAACTGAACGTGACTGCTGACTGCCTGTCCAGGCTTCCACTGCCCAACACAGGAACCGGACATAGTAGCTACTGTCTTCATGGAGTCGTTGCATGCCATGTCCTTGTCAGAGTTCACCGGCGCAGGTGACACTTGTACTGAACTGACTCGATTGCGACAGCAAATACAGAAAGGCTGGCCAAAATGCAGAAAGAATGTACCAAATGAGCTGGCTTCATACTTCAGTGTATGAGACGAACTGGCTGTAGACAAAACACTTGTCATGAGAGGTACTGACCTAACTGACTAAACAGAGACTGCAAGAACTGAATTGGTGGCCACAAATGGACAAAGATGTACAGAGTAAGATAGCTTCATGTGTGTCATGCCAATACAATGACAAAACAGTGAAGACTGCACCTGCACCACTTACACCTGTCGAACTGCCAGATGGACCATGGGAAAAGGTGGCCATTGACATAACCGGTCCTTCCGAACGTGCTACATGGGACTGTCGTTATGCCATCACCCTCACAGACGATTACAGTAAATGGTCAGAAGTAGCATTCGCCTCTGCAGTCACAACAGAAGTGATTACCTGCTGTTAGCTGCAGTGTTCAGTCGTGAAGGAATCTGACCTGCTGGTCTCTGACTGGTCCCTGTTGTACCTAGTGTACTTACTGATGCATGTTGGGAAGGAACCCTAGACGCACCACCAGAGGCAGAAACCCACCTCACTGGTTAATACTCATACTCTTCTGTTATGGAAAAGAATACTCatattctctgtgtgtgtgtgtgtgtgtgtgtgtgtgtgtgtgtgtgtgtgtgtgagatgatggtgtatgtgtgtgtgtgtgtgtgtgtgtgtgtgtgtgtgtgtgtgtgtgtgtgtgtgtgtgtgtgtgtgtgtgtgtgtgtgtgtgtgtgtgtgtgtgtgtgtgtgtgtgtgtgagatgatgtagtttgtgtgtgtgtgtgtgtgtgtgtgtgtgtgtgtgtgtgtgtgtgtgtgtgtgagatgatgtagtgtgtgtgtgtgtgtgtgtgtgtgtgtgtgtgtgtgtgtgtgtgtgtgtgtgagatgatgagtgtgtgatgtgtgtgtgtgtgtgtgtgtgtgtgtgtgtgtgagatgatgtagtgtgtgtgtgtgtgtgtgtgtgtgtgtgtgtgtgtgtgatgatgtagtgtgtgtgtgtgtgtgtgtgtgtgtgtgtgtgtgtgtgtgtgtgtgtgtgtgtgtgtgatgtgtgtagtgtgtgtgtgtgtgtgtgtgtgtgtgtgtgtgtgtgtgtgagattatgtactgtgtgtgtgtgcgtgggagatgatgtagtgtgtgtgtgtgtgtgagatgatgtagtttgtgtgtgtgtgtgtgtgtgtgtgtgtgtgtgtgtgtgtgtgtgtgtgtgtgtgtgtgtgtgtgtgtgtgtgtgtgtgtgtgtgtgggagattatgtagtgtgtgtgtgtgtgtgtgtgtgtgtgtgtgagatgatgtgtgtgtgtgtgtgtgtgtgtgtgtgtgtgtgtgtgtgtgtgtggagatgatgagtgtgtgtgtgtgtgtgtgtgtgtgtgtgtgtgtgtgtgtgtgagatgagtgtgtgtgtgtgtgtgtgtgtgtgagagatgatgtgtgtgtgtgtgtgtgtgtgtgtgtgtgtgtgtgtgtgtgtgagatgatgtagtgtatgtgtgtgtgtgtgtgtgtgtgtgtgtgtgtgtgtgtgtgtgagagatgatgtgtgtgtgtgtgtgtgtgtgtgtgtgtccctccctCAGCAGGAGACAGACTAACGTCTTTGACTTTTACTGTAGTCTACAAACACCAACACAAGATTTTACAactgtaaaacacaacacaatttcACAGCATTAAAACACCAACAATACCAAGAATACAAAAGTAAAAACTCACAACATTAGAACACCACTACAGCCAAACATTAAGATAACTGAGTTTATGCGTGATGGGTACATGATTGGGTgtattgtgggggggggggaatacttACAAACTTCCTACGTGTTGTGTGTACTAGATTTCTCCAAATACAAAATAGCCAACTACAGTTCAGCACTTGAATGTAACACATCTTCCAGGCTATAATCAGGAGTAGGATTGTTTCCATTGAAATGCAAAGGACCTTATTTTTAACTGATGATGAGTTTGTATTAACAGCAGAACACGAAAGTTGAACAGACAAAACTGGAGGAAATCTGCTAACAaggaggatatatatatatatatatatatatagatatatatatatatatatatatatatatatatatatactcataaAGACTCGTGATTTCAGTTTGCAAACATAATCGAACACTGCATGTCAGATACATCAGTAATCCTCTAATGTTGATGTGTGTTCATATGGCACCAGATAAACAATGTGATAGAATAATATTAACTTACCAATGTATTTCATGAGGTACATACACGTCTCAGAGCATGGGGACTGAACTGGTTCTAAATGACTTGCCTGTAGAAATAaaaggtgaaataaaataactgaaataaatacatttcggACACATTTTTGGTTACAAAAAGATAAACACttacatgttgaaaaaaaagcaatatttaTGTTTCCAACGAGGAGAAAGAGTGACACACATCATTATATTGTAACATTAGCTAGGCCAAGAGAAAACTTGCACTGAGAAACGTCTCACAAGGGCCAATGACTATTATCACTCACCatgattatttaaataaattgatgtttaaatatactgtatgtattacgTACACGTGGATGGAGGATGGGAAACAATGCAGCTGTAGCTAGTCATTCCGTGTCCGTTAAAGCTGTGTGTCCTGTCCAACGTCAGCGTCAAGTCCcagcttcccattcatttctatgggagcagccatgcaatgcattctggtagcgtcgcGGGAAGCGGGGCGTCCCGTCGCCCGCTCGTTCTCACGTAGTTGAATCAGATGAATCCAACCAACGTTGTGCAAATGAGTCGCGGCCGGCTCGGCTCGCctcctctcaaaatctgacattaatctgttaaactgaccgttgttgatctgaaatgaagacagattcagcagctgcacggcctgttgcTCTCTtaacatgtttccagaaacacgtttcggtgaactattttcgtaaaatacgagattgtatACTCCGATCGAGCCGCCATTAAGGTTCTTTTCAAATTCAGGAGTATCCAGagccacgtgacgcgttcgtccaatcagctgccggtcgagGCCGTGGAGCCAGCGGTCGTTGTTATGATTAATCCACTTCTCATTGCATTGATCTGTATGATAACAATTCGTTTTACAGACAAGAATGAATCATTTAATGAAAGTAAACACCATTCATTCATGTACTTCAAGCTAATCAAACACATGCCCAAGTCTATTTTTCTTAATAAATGAAACAACcgtttataaatgaaatcattttctcattataaaccagttgtaaactattactaaatgctCTGTTCATCCTTCGTAATATTGCTCCTCTGCTAACTCTcataaagcatttgtatacacactcagaaatgtttgttcatagtaaataaggcTCTCGAAAATGATGTTTATAAATAGAGGTTTGACCCTTAATAAGTATTGCGAAAACCATTTGTTAATTAaataatgttccctttataaactgTCTACTGTTTACGTTGTAGGGAATtaaaggacccaaatgcagggcGGGGCAGGAAGAGGTTTGAGCTTGAGGATTCATTAATTACCAACAAACAGGGGGACAACCAACAATAGGGATCCAAAACgcaaaaggaaaaacacaaggAGCCCAAAAACCAAGAAGTCCACCGAGAAAACGGTAACAAGAAAACCTCAGGGAGGAGTCCAAAAACACGCTGAcgggaaacaaacacacagacaggacaAGGACGCAACGATCTGACACGagacaaagggaacacagagGTCAAATACATGAGGTAACGAGCAAATGAGGGACAGGTGagacacatcagggcggggcaggacAATCAgacaaggcgggaaaacacaggaagtaaaactagacaagacaagacagaaactagactatcaaaataaaacaggaaacagaaatatacccAATGCACAGAACACGACACAGTCAAAACAGGATAAACTGAAACACACAATGAACAGGGAAATAAGaagacagaaatatacacagtcCAGAACACACAAAACAGGAGACATCTACACAACAGGGgacagaaatatacagaataaatacacaaacaggGTACATCTACACAACAGGGgacagaaatatacagaataaatacacaaacaggGTACATCTACACAACAGGGgacagaaatatacagaataaatacacaaacaggGTACATCTACACAACAGGGgacagaaatatacagaataaatacacaaaacaggaaacagcaacatCCACAACCACaactatctacaaactattagtaatgtctttgtttatcatttgtaaatcatagttcCTGCATCCATTATAATCAGTAACGCATTAGTAAACACAGCTAGTAGATGGTTGGTCTGTAGtaagtaagctcatgtaaaacgttcatcagttgatgtttttaatacttcctaaatgatgcattaaccatgTGTAAATGAAGTCTTCTTACCATTATTAACGAGGTACTCAGGAACGTATAAGGTCGGTTAAAACTgggaagttaatgattaacagactctctacacctacatttgttcatgtcttaaataaaatgctatgatttagaaaaaggcctaaactaacagctggggtgttaacacatctgttacaaatacttaccaataatgtactccatgattaactcatgagttactgctgcttagttaagtatattgtgtgagcccatctaaagtgagcacTTTCTATGCTTTACAACGCATTTATGAATGAGGtgcaaaggctaacagaacTGGACACACACGTGTTGTTGTATTTGGACATACCTTCAGAAATATGTCTACggatagttagtgtgttaacGCATCTGtaacaagcacttaccaacacatcagctcatgattaactcatgagttactgctggttagttgactacatggcgtgatctaaagtgaggacttgctatgcttaacaaagcatttataaatgggCTGCAAAGGTTAgcagatacaacagaaacacaagtaaaaacagtatttatgAACCTTATTACGatgtagtaagaatgtacattCATGGAATAGCTCgtagtagtgttatttagttgatatcagggtgaatttggaccagaaccagaagaaaacgagattgttaagagccagagaattgaacatcaatGAAGAGACGAAGAAACCGCGAAACTCGACGCGTCGCGATGCGTCACATACAcgtttctattaaagccatgtaGGATCTTTAACTCATAGCTTTTCGAGCTTCAACAACCAAACATTCTGCAGAGCTctgacactaaataaactggatattAAAGCTACAGCCTGAGCACACGGCCCTTCCTGAATGTGTAACACATACCAGAACATgtcaacagaaaggttgttaggcagacattgaactgtaaacagaaataatcaatTATGAGCACGTAGTAATAGATAGTGGACACATTTGGATGACAGGAAGGAATGTGACTTATGTAAtagaaaatacataaaaataggCGAcataacgattgtgtcataaccacgagacttcctgtctcatagtagaggagttaccgtatagtacaggagaagctctcaggcagtttggacttccatcagctgtttaagtgtaattgaTTGAAATGTGATGGGTGTACTGGCatcagaaggagaggagagggtaTAAGTATCACCAGGAAGGCACTAattacatgtattagtgtgtaAAAGACAGTGATCGAGGAGTAGAAGTTCAGTTGACGTTAATTGTAAAGTGACGGCTGTTACCACTCCTGTGCAGTAGGGGCGCTGTGCTGCTAACAGTCGTTAGCAAGCCGCCATTAAATAAGACAGGAGGAAGAAGCCGCGGAGCGTTGTTACCAGGGAAACGGCACACAGGATTGGGAGGCGTTGGGACGCAGTCATGCTAACACGCTAGCTAGCTCGCTAGCTTCCAGTTGGAGAACCAACGGCTgtcattaaatatttaaaacgaTGGTCCGTCCGCGTCACACATTAACAGTTTAAAGCGCGACCTGTGGTCCCGCTGCGCGCGCACACAGCCTCTTCTCTGTCcgcgttagctgttagctgttagcatgtagcaTGGCAGCAGCGGTGTCCGGAGGCTAACGAAGCTAACAAGGCAGCTAATGATTAGCTTGTCGCGCGCTAATCTGAATATTATCCGGATAATCAGCGGGGTGATGGAGCCCGTTAGCACGGAGCTAACTGCCGGGTGTAACACGGGATGGATGTGAGCTAACAGTCTGACCCGGGTCTGTGAGacgagccgagccgagccggGTCAGGAGGCCCGTTAAACAGGTGATGTTTACTCCAGATGTTGTCTGTATGGATCCAGGTTTAGAGATTTAGGAGATGGTCCTCCTCCTGGACAACCTTCTCCCTAAAGAGGTCTTAGTATGTCTACTTTACTACCTCAACCGTCATGAGCAAAATAATAGTTACTGATATACTGATTAGTAACTATTATACTGATTACTGATTACTCTCTTTAAGATCAGTAGGAgccgaaatcataatcacgattaagatttagattaattgcacagctctagtgtgtgtgtttgtgttgatgtaAACAgatattgttgtgtgtgtgtgtgtgtgtgtgtgtgtgtgtgtgtgcaggatggATGTGTGCAGTAAGAACCCAAACCGCACAGCGCCCCTCAGTGCTGACGGCGCCCAGCGAGCTGACGTGCCTCTCTGCTCTCGAACCAACGGCTGGAGCTGGCCGCCTCACCCCTTCCAGCTGCTCGCCTGGCTGCTCTACATCTACTTCGCCGTCACGGGCTTTGGCGTGTTCGTGCCGCTGCTGCCTGCTCACTGGATCCCTGCTGGCTACATCGTATCCTTCCACCGACCTCTACTATCTCTGTTTACACCCTGATTAACATTGTATCCTTCCACCGACCTCTACTATCTCTGTTTACACCCTGATTAACATCGTATCCTTCCACCGACCTCTACGGTCTCTGTTAACACCCTGATTACCATCGTATCCTTCCACCGACCTCTACGGTCTCTGTTAACACCCTGATTACCATatacaataacaacaataataataataatagttccAGTATTTTCCCAGTGTTTGTGTCCTTGATGTTTGCGTCAGTGTACAGGCGTCCTGTTCGTGTGccacctgtgtgtgcacgtgATGGCCGTGTCCATCGACCCGGCCGACTACAACGTCAGAACCAGGAGCCACAAAGGTCCAGTGCCCGAGTTTGACCGCTCCAAACACGCTCACGTCATCGAGAACTGCCACTGCTACCTCTGCCAGGTGGACGTGTGAGTACCTGTCCTGCAAACGGCTGCACACAGCTGCTAGCGACTCCTAAAGGCTGCTAGCGGCTCCTAAAGGCTGCTATCGGCTCCTAAAGGCTGCTAGCGGCTCCTAAAGGCTGCTAGCGGCTGCTAAAGGCTGCTATTGGCTGCTAGCGGCTGCTAGCGGCTCCTAAAGGCTGCTATCGGCTGCTAGCGGCTGCTAGCAGCTGCTAAAGGCTGCTATTGGCTGCTAGCGGCTGCTAGCGGCTGCTAAAGGCTGCTATTGGCTGCTAGCGGCTGCTATCGGCTCCTAAAGGCTGCTATCGGCTGCTATTGGCTGCTAGCGACTGCTATCGGCTGCTATCGGCTGCTAGCGACTCCTAAAGGCTGCTATCGGCTGCTAGCGGCTGCTATCGGCTGCTAAAGGCTGCTATCGGCTGCTATCGGCTGCTATCGGCTGCTATCGGCTGCTAGCGGCTCCTAAAGGCTGCTATCGGCTGTAAACGGCCGCTAGCGGCTGCTAGCGGCTCCTAAAGGCTGCTAGCGGCTGCTAAAGGCTCCTAAAGGCTGCTATCGGCTGCTATCGGCTGCTAGCAGCTCCTAAAGGCTGCTAGCGGCTGCTAAAGGCTGCTATTGGCTGCTATCGGCTGCTATCGGCTCCTAAAGGCTGCTATCGGCTCCTAAAGGCTGCTAGCGACTATTGGCTGCTAGCGGCTGCTATCGGCTGCTATTGGCTGCTAGCGACTGCTATCGGCTGCTATAGGCTGCTATTGGCTGCTAGCGGCTGCTATCGGCTCCTAAAGGCTGCTATCGGCTGCTATCGGCTGCTAGCGACTGCTATCGGCTGCTATCGGCTGCTAGCGGCTCCTAAAGGCTGCTATCGGCTGCTATTGGCTGCTAGCGACTGCTATCGGCTGCTATCGGCTGCTAGCGGCTCCTAAAGGCTGCTATCGGCTGCTAAAGGCTGCTATTGGCTGCTAGCGGCTGCTATCGGCTGCTAAAGGCTGCTATTGGCTGCTAGCGGCTGCTAAAGGCTGCTATCGGCTGCTATTGGCTGCTAGCGACTGCTATCGGCTGCTATCGGCTGCTAGCGGCTCCTAAAGGCTGCTAGCGGCTGATATTGACTGCTAACAGCTGCCTACGGCTGCTAGCGGCTCCTAAAGGCTGCTAGCGGCTGCTAGCGGCTCCTAAATGCTGCTATCGGCTGCTATTGGCTGCTAGCGGCTGCTAAAGGCTGCTATCGGCTGCTATCGGCTGCTAGCGGCTGCCTACAGGCTGCTATGCGGCTCCTAAAGGATGCTAACGGCTGCTAGCGGCTCCTAAAGGATGCTAACGGCTGCTAGCGGCTCCTAAATGCTGCTATCGGCTGATATTGACTGCTAACGGCTGCTAGCGGGAGCTAGCGGATGTCTACGGCTGCTAGCGGCTCCTAAAGGCTGCTATCGTATGCTAGCGGCTCCTAAAGGGCTGCTAGCAGCTCCTAAAGGCTGCTATCGTATGCTAGCAGCAGCGTATGCTAGCGGCTCCTAAAGGCTGCTAGCAGCTCCTAAATGCTGCTATCGTATGCTAGCGGCTCCTAAAGGCTGCTAGCGGCTCCTAAAGGCTGCTATCGTATGCTAGCAGCAGCGTATGCTAGCGGCTCCTAAAGGCTGCTAGCGGCTCCTAAAGGCTGCTAGCGGCTCCTAGCGGCTCCTAAAGGCTGCTAGCGACTCCTAAAGGCTGCTAGAGGCTGCTAGCGGCTCCTAAAGGCTGCTATCGTATGCTAGCGGCTCCTAAAGGCTGCTAGCGGCTCCTAAAGGCTGCTATCGTATGCTAGCGGCTCCTAAAGGCTGCTATCGTATGCTAGCGGCTCCTAAAGGCTGCTAGCGGCTCCTAAAGGCTGCTAAAGGCTGCTATTGGCTGCTAGCGACTGCTATCGGCTGCAAACGGCTGCTAGAGGCTCCTAAATGTTGCCAGCGGCTGATTACGGCTGATTACGGCTGCTAGCGGCTGCTAACGGCTGCTAACGGCTGCTAACGGCTGCTAAGATGCTAACAGAGGTCTCCCGTGTGTTGCAGCGGTCCGAAGTCGAAGCACTGCAGCGCCTGTAACAAATGCATCTCTGACTTCGACCATCACTGCCGCTGGCTCAA comes from Sander vitreus isolate 19-12246 unplaced genomic scaffold, sanVit1 ctg327_0, whole genome shotgun sequence and encodes:
- the zdhhc1 gene encoding palmitoyltransferase ZDHHC1, with the protein product MDVCSKNPNRTAPLSADGAQRADVPLCSRTNGWSWPPHPFQLLAWLLYIYFAVTGFGVFVPLLPAHWIPAGYICTGVLFVCHLCVHVMAVSIDPADYNVRTRSHKGPVPEFDRSKHAHVIENCHCYLCQVDVGPKSKHCSACNKCISDFDHHCRWLNNCVGSRNYRSVLIYSNHNKLY